Genomic segment of Thamnophis elegans isolate rThaEle1 chromosome 17, rThaEle1.pri, whole genome shotgun sequence:
CCTGATTCCCACCCGCACTGAGTGCAATGCCAtccttttgagggggggggagggctaaTAGTTGTATGAACCCATTCCTAGTTTCACGATTGGCACAGCCTTGGCTTCCGGTCCTTGACTTCTGACAACAATCCTCAGCCCCAAAGAacgtctccctccccccacccccaccccacccatgtTACCCAGCTGCAGGGGGTCTCTTGGTACCCCTGCGCCTTGCGGCCTACTGGGTCTTCGCTCTGGCCCCCATTTCCCTGAGCCTGGGGCCAGGACAGCCTCCTTCCAAGGATGGGGCAGACTCATCTTCATCCCTGGTGCTCCTTCAGTAGGTCTCCCGGGGCCCTCTGAGCCTGGAGCCTTTGGCTCAAGAGGCTTGGTCAGCTCTGTGGCTTTTGGTTTCTGAGCTGGTTTATTTCTACCAGGGGGACAGGCGCTGCACCGAGAGCCACTGCTGTGAGATGGATAGCTCCATAAAtagttgaaataaataaatgaattaacaCGAATAGAGAATTGTGGGAATAAAGATTGATTACAATCCTGGGAGGTGCCTTGAAGGAGGTAGAAGGTTTTAAAAAGTTGTTGGTGCTGAAAACTACGCTGGTTGGCCCAGCGCTGTCGAAGCCGCCCCCTGCAGTCTTTCCCCCATCTGGCTCAGGTGAAGGACGCCGGGGGCTCCATGACCATCCACGCTTTCGGGGCCTACTTCGGGCTGATGGTGTCCCGCGTTCTTTTCCGACCCCACCTAGACAAGAGCCGGCAGCGGGAAGGCTCCACCTACCACTCGGACCTCTTTGCTATGATTGGTGAGGCTGCCAAAGGGGCGCTGGGCTTTGCACCTTTAGGAGAGGAGGAGCTGGATCCGGAGAGGCTCCGGTGGACGGAGCTAAGCAGGTCTCTTCTTTATGGTTCTGGTAGAAGCTTTGCTTAGAATCCCCTCCAACCTCACTCGGGGTCTGTGTACGCCATGACAAATACGGGTGATCGTTAGCAATTGTCCAACACGTTGTCCAAGGAGGGAGGCCCTAGGGCTGCCCACGACCGTCCCTGCCCATCCCTTTATTAACCTGTGAGCCACCCTTGGGAACCGGAGGAGACTTAAGCGGAAGGGCTGCTTTGCTCCTTCTGAAAgaaaccctgcccccccccccccctgtccctGGCAGGCACCCTCTTCCTGTGGGTCTTCTGGCCCAGCTTCAACTCGGCTGTGACTGCCCACGGGGATGACCAGCAACGGACGGTGATGAACACCTACTTCTCCCTGGCGTCCAGCACCTTGGCCACCTTCGCCATCTCTGCCCTGGTGAACCACGGAGGCCAGCTGGACATGGTGAGGCGGCCCTTGTCCCCAGGCAGTTCCAGAGAGGGAGGGTCTGATTTATACCCCCAGATGTTGGAGGGCAGGACTGCAAAATCACCTGCTTTGCCAGGGTCTGCAACGGCTCCTCTGCTTTAAAAGCCGTGGGGGGATCTCTTCCATTACACTAATTGATGTTTTCTGTGGGTCACTCAAAGGAGCCACTGCAGGGGTCCTAGGCCAGGTTTGCGGCAGGCCCAGGGTGGCTCCTGAGCCCCTCCAAATGTTGCCTCCAAATCACAATTCAGGCATTAACTACAGGGAGCATCACTATTATTTTATTCCACCTCTTTTATTCCTCCTACCAAGGGTAGCCATGTCCACTGCCTGGAATACTTATGCAGTAATCCTGTCTCCTACTTTCCCCTTTTATtatgtttaatactgtatttgaTTATTAACTGAATGGAATTTAATTTTAAGGGTAATGTATGCCAAATGAAATTGGAATTCCTCCCCCCAATTCCTCCTGGGTCATTTTCTtctctctgccccctccctccctccctccccaggttCACATCCAGAATGCCGCCCTGGCTGGCGGAGTGATCGTTGGCACTTCGGCCGAGATGGTGCTGACTCCCTTTGGGGCCCTGATCGCCGGGTGCGTGGCCGGCCTGGTGGCCACCCTCGGCTTCAGGTTCCTCACGGTAGGCCCAGCGCCCGACCCAAGCTTTGCCAAAGCCCCTTGGTGTCTCCTGCAGGAGAGGATTCGGCAGCAGAGCCCAGGAGGGGAGGTGGGCACGGTGCCAGCCAGGAGAGAAGGAGGTCCGGTTCTCAGGCTTCctaccttctttctctctcttgcccAGCCCATCCTGGCTGCCAGGCTGAAGATCCAGGATACTTGCGGAATACACAACCTGCATGGGATGCCCGGCTTGCTCGGTGCCCTCCTTGGCGCCCTGTTGGCCGCTCTAGCAACCCCGGATGCCTATGGAGAGGGGTGAGTGCCACcagagtgtgggggggggaggcagagggtTAGGACTGGGAGGGACGGCTGCTTCCCACTCTGGCTCTCCTCCCAAAAGAAGCTTTGCCCAGGCGGTTGGGATCTGCCAGGCTGTGCTGGCTCACGGGGGCCGTCTTGCTCCTGCAGAATGGCCGACGTCTTCCCCCTCGTGGCCGCTGGGCAAAGGACCCCCATCAGACAGAGCCTCTTCCAGCTGCTGGGCCTGCTGGTCTCCCTGGGCATGGCCACGGTCGGTGGCAGCCTGGTGGGTGAGTGGGGATGGGGGAGGCAAGCAACCCGCAGCTCTTTCCACTACTTTCCACACACAGACGGACGTTTTCTCGCTTGGGGGGTCTCATACAACCTCGGAAGGGGGTGGGATGCAGCCCCAGACCTGAAGGGGCTTGAGAAACAGCCCtgacatttttattcatttatgagATGTCtacgccacccatctcactgtcatccgggcagcttacaacatcatAAAAACAAGAATATAAGAACCATAAACCCCATAACATTAACAAAAATTGGGTAAAGTAGGAAGCAATCCCTGAATGGGATGGAAGTGGGGGTCCGCTAACCATGGGCCACTCCCTTGGGGGCCAAAACCAGAGGCCGGTTTGAAGGCAATTTTGGGAGACCAAGAGGGTGGGTGCATTGAGCGGCCTGATGTTCCAAAAGACAGAAAAGGTTCTTCTTATGGAGCCCCCAGCCAGGTTCTTGGACTGACAAGGTCTGTGGGCATGAAGGGTGGGCCAATCCCATTCTGAAGTGGGACTTCCaggaaagccccctcccctccctctgcaaTGCGGGTCCCCTGCTCTTCTGACTGCTCTCTTCTTTTAGGGGCCATCCTGAAGATGCGAAGCCTTGCGATGCCCCCAGACGCTCTCTGCTTCGAGGATCAAATCTATTGGGAGGTATTTGAAGGCTTCCTCAGGGTCAAACCGGCTGCCCTTTAAGCCACATCAGTGTATTcccctgacacccccccccccgggggtggggggggaggagctgATTGTTTTATAGCCTGCCTTT
This window contains:
- the RHBG gene encoding ammonium transporter Rh type B isoform X2, which translates into the protein MVFLGFGFLMTFLRRYSFGGVAFNFLIAAFALQWSVLIQGFFHTFHNGKIHVGIESMINADFCAGSVLISFGALLGKTSPVQLLLMAGLEVTLFGINEYVLLSLLQVKDAGGSMTIHAFGAYFGLMVSRVLFRPHLDKSRQREGSTYHSDLFAMIGTLFLWVFWPSFNSAVTAHGDDQQRTVMNTYFSLASSTLATFAISALVNHGGQLDMVHIQNAALAGGVIVGTSAEMVLTPFGALIAGCVAGLVATLGFRFLTPILAARLKIQDTCGIHNLHGMPGLLGALLGALLAALATPDAYGEGMADVFPLVAAGQRTPIRQSLFQLLGLLVSLGMATVGGSLVGAILKMRSLAMPPDALCFEDQIYWEVPEEHRDGFQVMEALSTEEADKATHA
- the RHBG gene encoding ammonium transporter Rh type B isoform X1 codes for the protein MSGHPTNLRVKLPLLCALLQLATVLLFAFFVQYDSHTSPRLWHEDVQLHSKGPLDHEFYPRYPSFQDVHVMVFLGFGFLMTFLRRYSFGGVAFNFLIAAFALQWSVLIQGFFHTFHNGKIHVGIESMINADFCAGSVLISFGALLGKTSPVQLLLMAGLEVTLFGINEYVLLSLLQVKDAGGSMTIHAFGAYFGLMVSRVLFRPHLDKSRQREGSTYHSDLFAMIGTLFLWVFWPSFNSAVTAHGDDQQRTVMNTYFSLASSTLATFAISALVNHGGQLDMVHIQNAALAGGVIVGTSAEMVLTPFGALIAGCVAGLVATLGFRFLTPILAARLKIQDTCGIHNLHGMPGLLGALLGALLAALATPDAYGEGMADVFPLVAAGQRTPIRQSLFQLLGLLVSLGMATVGGSLVGAILKMRSLAMPPDALCFEDQIYWEVPEEHRDGFQVMEALSTEEADKATHA